A portion of the Krasilnikovia cinnamomea genome contains these proteins:
- a CDS encoding TadE family type IV pilus minor pilin: MTARRWPGRDRGSFTAELAAGLPALMLLLLAGLTAVDAVTTRAQCVDAVREGAIAAARGEPGEEAAARVAPGGSIVDARLDQDTVTVTVVARVRLLGGGLPGLTVRASAVAAREPGGPAEIP; the protein is encoded by the coding sequence GTGACCGCGCGCCGGTGGCCCGGCCGCGACCGGGGCTCCTTCACCGCCGAACTCGCGGCCGGGCTGCCGGCGCTCATGCTGCTTCTACTCGCGGGACTCACCGCGGTCGACGCGGTGACGACCCGGGCCCAGTGCGTGGACGCGGTCCGTGAGGGCGCCATCGCCGCCGCCCGTGGCGAGCCCGGCGAGGAGGCCGCGGCTCGCGTCGCACCTGGCGGGTCCATCGTGGACGCCCGCCTGGACCAGGACACCGTCACCGTGACGGTGGTCGCGCGGGTTCGCCTACTGGGCGGCGGCCTGCCGGGCCTCACGGTGCGGGCAAGCGCGGTCGCCGCGCGTGAACCCGGCGGTCCGGCGGAGATCCCGTGA
- a CDS encoding type II secretion system F family protein encodes MTVLLVAAGAVVAVSMLRRRRVSGHRLARLRHTAAPRRARDPRLLLAAASALAVAGVIGQWWGVPIGGVVGIAVDRFLRRRQPAAVRAARLRATADLPLCADLLAAALRAGAPVDRAAGAVADALDGPLGQRLACTARSLRLGADPPEAWAHLSDVDGAQRLVAAAIRSSASGGALAGALVRLADDLRADRAIAAESAARRAGVLIVLPLGLCFLPAFVLAGLVPVVVAVLGDVL; translated from the coding sequence GTGACGGTCCTGCTGGTCGCCGCTGGGGCGGTAGTCGCGGTGTCGATGCTGCGTCGGCGCCGGGTCAGCGGACACCGCCTGGCCCGGCTACGCCATACCGCCGCGCCCCGGCGCGCCCGCGACCCGCGGCTCCTGCTCGCCGCAGCGTCCGCGCTGGCGGTCGCCGGCGTGATCGGCCAGTGGTGGGGTGTGCCCATCGGCGGTGTCGTTGGGATCGCGGTGGATCGGTTCCTGCGCCGCAGGCAGCCCGCGGCGGTGCGCGCCGCCCGGCTGCGTGCCACGGCGGATTTGCCGCTGTGCGCGGATCTGCTGGCGGCGGCGTTGCGCGCCGGTGCGCCCGTCGACCGGGCCGCCGGTGCGGTGGCGGATGCGCTCGACGGCCCGCTCGGCCAGCGGCTGGCGTGTACGGCACGATCCCTGCGGCTCGGCGCCGACCCACCCGAGGCCTGGGCGCACCTGTCCGACGTGGACGGCGCGCAGCGCCTGGTCGCCGCGGCGATCCGTTCCAGCGCCAGCGGTGGCGCGCTCGCCGGTGCGCTCGTGCGGCTCGCCGACGACCTGCGCGCCGACCGCGCGATCGCGGCCGAATCAGCGGCCCGGCGAGCGGGCGTACTCATCGTCCTTCCGCTCGGGCTGTGCTTCCTGCCGGCCTTCGTGCTCGCCGGCCTCGTGCCGGTGGTCGTCGCCGTCCTCGGCGACGTGCTGTGA
- a CDS encoding DUF4244 domain-containing protein, which translates to MRKLIARLRGDAGMNTAEYAVGTLAAVAFAGILLKVLTSGNVHAALTAVIDRALK; encoded by the coding sequence ATGCGCAAACTGATCGCCCGGCTCCGCGGTGACGCGGGGATGAACACGGCGGAGTACGCGGTCGGGACGTTGGCCGCGGTCGCGTTCGCCGGCATCCTGCTCAAGGTGCTGACGAGCGGCAACGTACACGCGGCACTGACCGCGGTGATCGACCGGGCGCTGAAGTGA